From Priestia aryabhattai, one genomic window encodes:
- a CDS encoding NAD(P)/FAD-dependent oxidoreductase, whose protein sequence is MIYDVVVIGGGPSGLMASIAAGESGANVLLIDKGNKLGRKLAISGGGRCNVTNRLPIDELIKHIPGNGRFLYSAFSVFNNEDIISYFEGLGIKLKEEDHGRMFPVSNKAQSVVDALISELHRLRVTIRTNTAVKRVTYENNTVKEVVLQNGETIQTKSVVIAVGGKSVPHTGSTGDGYQWAKDAGHKITELYPTEVPITSSEPFIKTKTLQGLSLRNVGLSVLNKKGKPVITHQMDMIFTHFGISGPAALRCSQYVVKELKKQKSNTVQMSLDLFPSQNEEEIFQKLAKMTKEEPKKAIKNVLKGFVSERYLLFLLEQADIDSQALAGQLQHEKLREFSRLCKRFEFAVNGTLSLEKAFVTGGGVSVKEIHPKEMSSKFMQGLYFCGEILDIHGYTGGYNITSALVTGRLAGSNAGEFATSLA, encoded by the coding sequence ATGATATATGATGTAGTCGTAATCGGAGGAGGACCTTCTGGTTTGATGGCATCGATTGCAGCTGGTGAGTCAGGTGCAAACGTATTATTAATTGATAAAGGCAATAAACTTGGACGAAAGCTTGCCATTTCTGGAGGCGGACGCTGTAATGTGACAAACCGCCTTCCAATTGATGAACTTATTAAACACATTCCAGGAAACGGACGCTTTTTATACAGTGCGTTTTCTGTTTTTAATAACGAAGATATCATCTCCTATTTTGAAGGCCTTGGAATTAAATTAAAAGAAGAAGATCACGGGCGTATGTTTCCGGTCAGCAATAAAGCTCAATCTGTTGTTGATGCATTAATTAGCGAACTTCACCGTCTTCGTGTGACAATTCGCACAAACACAGCCGTTAAACGCGTAACCTATGAGAACAACACCGTGAAAGAAGTTGTGCTTCAAAATGGGGAAACAATCCAAACTAAAAGCGTTGTGATTGCAGTAGGTGGAAAATCAGTGCCTCATACAGGTTCGACAGGAGACGGTTATCAATGGGCAAAAGATGCGGGGCATAAAATTACTGAACTTTACCCAACAGAAGTTCCTATTACATCTAGCGAACCGTTTATTAAAACCAAAACGCTTCAAGGTCTATCGCTTCGTAATGTAGGATTAAGCGTGCTTAATAAAAAAGGAAAACCTGTCATTACTCATCAGATGGATATGATTTTCACTCACTTTGGCATTTCTGGTCCCGCCGCTCTTCGCTGCAGCCAATATGTCGTTAAAGAGTTAAAGAAACAAAAAAGCAACACTGTTCAAATGTCTCTTGATTTATTTCCTAGCCAAAATGAAGAAGAGATTTTTCAAAAATTAGCCAAAATGACAAAAGAAGAGCCGAAAAAAGCGATTAAAAATGTTTTAAAAGGTTTTGTATCTGAACGCTATCTATTATTTTTACTCGAGCAAGCAGACATTGATAGCCAAGCGCTAGCGGGACAGCTTCAGCATGAAAAACTGAGAGAATTTTCGAGACTGTGCAAACGATTTGAATTTGCTGTAAACGGCACACTTTCTTTAGAGAAAGCATTCGTCACAGGAGGCGGCGTATCAGTTAAAGAAATTCACCCAAAAGAAATGTCTTCGAAATTTATGCAAGGCCTTTACTTCTGCGGGGAAATTCTTGATATCCATGGATACACTGGAGGATACAATATCACTTCTGCTCTTGTAACAGGCCGTTTGGCTGGCAGTAATGCAGGAGAATTTGCAACAAGCCTAGCATAA
- a CDS encoding sporulation protein Cse60, with product MIQVKMFDKEHEKDLEFAVNRFLRKLEDEDVVDIKYQVTVDVDRDEQVYCFSAMVMYKA from the coding sequence GTGATACAAGTAAAAATGTTTGATAAAGAGCATGAAAAAGATTTAGAATTTGCGGTGAATCGATTTTTACGGAAATTAGAGGATGAAGACGTCGTTGATATTAAGTACCAGGTGACAGTGGATGTCGATCGTGATGAGCAGGTGTACTGTTTTTCAGCCATGGTTATGTATAAAGCCTAG
- a CDS encoding rhodanese-like domain-containing protein, with the protein MEEVKVITPEELQKRVENGEELHLVDVREDEEVAEGMIPTAKHIRMNDIPTNVDYFDKDKEYIFICRSGRRSENVCYYLQEQGYKVTNMVGGMLEWEGKTVNK; encoded by the coding sequence ATGGAAGAAGTAAAAGTAATTACGCCTGAAGAGCTTCAAAAACGCGTTGAAAATGGAGAAGAACTTCATTTAGTCGATGTGCGCGAAGATGAGGAAGTAGCAGAAGGAATGATTCCAACTGCTAAACACATTCGCATGAATGATATTCCAACTAATGTGGATTATTTCGATAAAGACAAAGAATATATTTTCATTTGCCGTTCTGGCCGCCGCAGTGAAAACGTATGTTACTACCTTCAAGAACAAGGATATAAAGTAACAAATATGGTTGGCGGTATGTTAGAGTGGGAAGGAAAAACGGTTAATAAATAA
- the leuS gene encoding leucine--tRNA ligase: MAFNHEKIEQKWQKIWEENKTFRTTEDEGKRKFYALDMFPYPSGAGLHVGHPEGYTATDILSRMKRMQGYNVLHPMGWDAFGLPAEQYALDTGNDPAEFTELNINNFRRQIKSLGFSYDWEREINTTDPNYYKWTQWIFLQLYKKGLAYVDEVAVNWCPALGTVLANEEVIDGKSERGGHPVERRPMKQWMLKITAYADRLLEDLDDLDWPESIKEMQRNWIGRSEGAHVHFTIDGYDDTFTVFTTRPDTLFGATYAVLAPEHPFVEKITTAEQKEAVEAYLDQIKSKSDLERTDLAKDKTGVFTGAYAINPVNGERMPIWIADYVLMSYGTGAIMAVPAHDERDYEFAVKFELPIKEVVAGGDVSKEAYTGDGEHVNSDFLNGLDKEEAISNMIQWLQANEKGEKQVTYRLRDWLFSRQRYWGEPIPVIHWEDGTTTAVPEDQLPLVLPKTTEIKPSGTGESPLANIDDWVNVVDLETGKKGRRETNTMPQWAGSCWYYLRYIDPTNSEALADAEKLKEWLPVDIYIGGAEHAVLHLLYARFWHKFLYDIGVVPTKEPFQKLFNQGMILGENNEKMSKSKGNVVNPDEIVESHGADTLRLYEMFMGPLDASIAWSTKGLDGARRFLDRVWRLLIEDNGELSSKVQESNDTTLERVYHQTVKKVTEDYEGLRFNTGISQLMVFINDAYKVDVLPKQYVEGFVKLLAPICPHTTEELWSKLGHEDTISYEAWPAFDEAKLVDDEVEIVVQINGKVRAKVNVPAEASREELQDIAMANEDVQEFIEGKTVRKVIAVPGKLVNIVAN; encoded by the coding sequence ATGGCTTTTAATCATGAAAAGATCGAACAAAAATGGCAAAAAATTTGGGAAGAAAATAAAACATTTAGAACAACAGAAGATGAAGGAAAGCGTAAATTTTACGCATTAGATATGTTCCCTTATCCATCTGGAGCAGGTTTACACGTTGGGCATCCAGAAGGTTATACAGCAACGGATATTTTATCTCGTATGAAGCGTATGCAAGGATACAATGTACTTCATCCGATGGGATGGGATGCATTCGGACTACCTGCTGAACAGTATGCATTAGATACAGGAAACGATCCGGCTGAATTCACTGAACTTAACATTAATAATTTCCGTCGTCAAATCAAATCGTTAGGTTTCTCTTACGATTGGGAGCGTGAAATTAATACAACTGACCCCAACTACTACAAATGGACGCAGTGGATTTTCTTACAGCTATATAAAAAGGGCTTAGCTTATGTGGATGAAGTAGCTGTTAACTGGTGTCCTGCTCTAGGAACAGTACTTGCAAACGAAGAAGTTATTGACGGCAAAAGTGAGCGTGGAGGACATCCGGTTGAGCGTCGTCCAATGAAGCAGTGGATGCTTAAAATCACAGCTTATGCAGATCGTTTACTAGAAGATTTAGATGATCTTGATTGGCCAGAAAGTATTAAAGAAATGCAGCGCAACTGGATTGGCCGCTCTGAAGGAGCTCACGTTCACTTCACAATCGATGGATATGACGACACATTTACTGTGTTCACAACGCGTCCTGATACGCTATTTGGGGCAACGTATGCCGTTTTAGCACCTGAACATCCGTTTGTGGAAAAAATTACAACAGCCGAACAAAAAGAAGCAGTAGAAGCTTATTTAGATCAAATTAAAAGCAAAAGCGATTTAGAACGTACAGACTTAGCTAAAGACAAAACAGGTGTATTCACCGGTGCTTATGCAATTAACCCTGTAAACGGCGAGAGAATGCCAATTTGGATTGCTGACTATGTTCTAATGAGCTATGGCACAGGTGCAATTATGGCTGTTCCTGCTCATGATGAGCGCGATTATGAGTTTGCTGTTAAATTTGAACTGCCGATTAAAGAAGTGGTAGCGGGCGGAGACGTTTCAAAAGAAGCTTATACAGGCGACGGCGAGCACGTTAATTCAGACTTCTTAAATGGTCTAGATAAAGAAGAAGCAATTTCAAATATGATTCAGTGGCTTCAAGCAAATGAAAAAGGTGAAAAACAAGTAACATACCGTCTGCGTGACTGGTTATTCAGCCGTCAGCGCTACTGGGGTGAACCAATTCCTGTTATTCACTGGGAAGATGGCACAACAACTGCAGTTCCTGAAGATCAGCTTCCGCTTGTGTTACCAAAAACGACTGAAATCAAACCGTCAGGCACAGGTGAATCTCCGTTAGCAAACATTGATGACTGGGTGAACGTTGTAGATCTGGAAACGGGCAAAAAAGGGCGCCGCGAAACAAATACAATGCCTCAATGGGCAGGTAGCTGCTGGTATTACTTACGTTACATTGATCCAACAAACAGTGAAGCGTTAGCGGATGCAGAAAAATTAAAAGAATGGTTGCCGGTTGATATTTATATCGGTGGAGCTGAACACGCTGTTCTTCACTTATTATATGCTCGTTTCTGGCATAAGTTTTTATATGATATCGGCGTAGTTCCAACAAAAGAGCCATTCCAAAAACTGTTTAACCAAGGTATGATTCTTGGAGAAAACAACGAAAAAATGAGTAAGTCAAAAGGTAACGTTGTAAACCCAGACGAAATCGTAGAAAGCCACGGTGCAGATACGCTTCGCCTTTACGAAATGTTTATGGGACCTTTAGATGCATCAATCGCTTGGTCAACAAAAGGGCTTGATGGTGCACGCCGTTTCTTAGATCGCGTATGGCGTTTACTTATTGAAGATAATGGTGAATTAAGCAGCAAGGTTCAAGAAAGCAATGACACTACACTTGAACGCGTGTATCACCAAACGGTGAAAAAAGTAACGGAAGATTACGAAGGTCTCCGTTTTAATACAGGTATCTCTCAACTAATGGTATTCATCAACGACGCATACAAAGTTGATGTGCTGCCAAAGCAATACGTAGAAGGATTTGTGAAGCTATTAGCACCAATTTGTCCTCATACGACTGAGGAATTATGGAGCAAACTAGGTCACGAAGATACAATTTCATATGAGGCTTGGCCTGCGTTTGACGAAGCAAAACTTGTAGATGATGAAGTGGAAATTGTCGTTCAAATTAACGGTAAAGTACGTGCAAAAGTAAACGTACCTGCTGAGGCATCTCGCGAAGAACTTCAAGATATTGCAATGGCTAATGAAGACGTTCAAGAGTTCATTGAAGGTAAGACAGTGCGCAAAGTGATTGCTGTGCCTGGTAAATTAGTAAACATCGTAGCTAATTAA
- a CDS encoding GntP family permease: MLSMIGLIGGLLLLIVLTMRGMNLFIAGPLSALVVALTSGMPLFPQLVKEGEANFVGNYMSGFTGFIASWYLMFLLGAVFGKVMEDSGAADSVSRWIVSKLGMKRAVLAIVLACAVLTYGGVSLFVVAFSVYPMALSLFKQADLPRRFIPAALAFGSVTFTMTSAGSPEIQNWIPIEYLKTSPYAGWEVSLIVAVVMAVFGYWWLKRLISKAVKNGERFISREKDPVVTESQSLPNPLLSLLPLVVVLIISFMLHESLQQSALIVALLSGIIVTYIVNKKHFKGFWNAASEGTLGALIAIGNTAAVVGFGGVAKAVPAFGVAVDAMTHIPGSPLIGGAIAVSVIAGMTGSASGGQAIALPILAPHYLDAGVNPEALHRVVAISSGVLDSLPHNGYVVTTINSICGETHKDAYGSVAAMTVIVPLVGLVLAIILFSFGFGI; this comes from the coding sequence ATGCTTAGTATGATTGGATTAATTGGAGGATTATTGTTGCTCATTGTATTAACGATGAGAGGCATGAATTTATTTATAGCAGGTCCGCTCAGTGCTTTAGTTGTTGCTTTAACAAGCGGCATGCCTTTATTTCCACAGCTTGTGAAAGAAGGAGAAGCAAATTTTGTTGGGAATTACATGTCTGGTTTCACAGGGTTTATTGCTTCTTGGTATTTAATGTTTCTATTGGGCGCAGTTTTTGGAAAAGTGATGGAAGACAGCGGGGCTGCTGACAGTGTTTCTCGCTGGATTGTCAGTAAACTTGGAATGAAAAGAGCAGTGTTGGCGATTGTACTTGCCTGTGCTGTCTTAACATACGGGGGAGTCAGTCTGTTTGTAGTAGCATTCTCTGTCTATCCAATGGCTTTAAGCTTATTCAAACAAGCTGATTTGCCGAGGCGGTTTATCCCTGCTGCTTTAGCGTTTGGTTCCGTTACATTTACGATGACTTCGGCTGGCTCGCCTGAAATCCAAAACTGGATTCCGATTGAATATTTGAAGACTAGTCCGTATGCAGGATGGGAAGTTAGTTTAATTGTAGCGGTAGTGATGGCTGTATTCGGCTATTGGTGGTTAAAGCGTTTGATTTCCAAAGCAGTTAAAAATGGAGAGCGTTTTATATCACGTGAGAAAGATCCAGTAGTAACAGAAAGTCAGTCTTTGCCTAATCCGCTATTAAGCTTGCTTCCGCTTGTTGTCGTGCTCATTATTTCTTTTATGCTTCATGAGTCACTTCAGCAATCTGCTTTGATTGTCGCACTTTTAAGCGGCATCATTGTCACCTATATTGTGAACAAAAAGCACTTTAAAGGGTTTTGGAATGCAGCTTCAGAAGGAACGCTCGGAGCGTTAATTGCTATTGGAAATACAGCCGCTGTCGTAGGTTTTGGAGGAGTGGCTAAGGCGGTTCCTGCGTTTGGAGTGGCTGTAGATGCCATGACGCATATTCCAGGAAGTCCGTTAATTGGGGGAGCTATTGCTGTTAGTGTTATCGCAGGGATGACAGGTTCGGCTTCAGGAGGTCAGGCGATTGCTTTGCCAATTTTAGCGCCTCACTATCTTGATGCTGGCGTAAATCCAGAAGCTCTTCATCGCGTAGTGGCTATTTCGTCTGGAGTATTAGATTCTTTGCCTCATAATGGTTACGTCGTCACAACAATTAATTCTATTTGCGGAGAAACTCATAAAGATGCGTATGGATCGGTTGCAGCAATGACGGTGATTGTTCCGCTTGTCGGTCTTGTACTTGCGATTATTCTGTTTTCTTTTGGATTTGGCATTTAA
- a CDS encoding MDR family MFS transporter: MPKSLWFLIIGMLVNVTGASFLWPLNTIYINEHLGKSLSVAGVVLMLNSAASVVGNLLGGTLFDKIGGYKSILSGIIITLIALVGLVFFHGWPTYVVLLVIVGFGSGIVFPSMYAMAGSVWPQGGRKAFNAMYVAQNAGVAIGAAVGGVVASYSFTYIFLANTILYVIFLLIAIFSYRHISVTVGQTNVLNEAGSIQHKTKLTALLILCTGYVLCWVAYVQWQTTIATHTRELNIPLSSYSLLWTINGILIVVGQPLIVPIIQKVAKTLKVQVLIGTVIFVASFIIVVNATTFPQFLTAMVVLTIGEMFVWPAIPAVASQLAPSGKEGFYQGVVNSMATAGKMIGPLFGGVIFDAFNMSTLCYLLIALLLFSMCTTWIYDYKLKEKRQRSLTISK; encoded by the coding sequence ATGCCCAAATCACTTTGGTTTTTGATTATTGGTATGCTTGTAAACGTAACGGGAGCTTCATTTTTATGGCCTCTCAATACAATTTATATAAATGAACATTTAGGAAAGTCGTTATCCGTTGCAGGAGTGGTTCTTATGTTGAATTCTGCTGCAAGCGTAGTGGGTAATTTGCTTGGGGGAACACTTTTTGACAAAATTGGAGGATATAAATCCATTTTATCAGGAATTATTATTACCCTTATTGCATTAGTGGGACTGGTATTTTTCCATGGTTGGCCTACATACGTTGTTCTCTTGGTTATTGTAGGGTTTGGATCTGGTATTGTGTTTCCATCTATGTATGCAATGGCAGGATCTGTTTGGCCACAAGGCGGAAGAAAAGCATTTAATGCGATGTACGTTGCTCAAAATGCAGGAGTGGCTATTGGCGCGGCGGTAGGGGGCGTTGTAGCGTCTTATTCATTTACGTATATTTTCTTAGCTAATACAATTTTATACGTTATTTTTCTCCTTATTGCTATTTTTTCATATCGTCATATTTCGGTTACAGTTGGGCAAACGAATGTCCTTAATGAAGCCGGTAGTATTCAGCATAAAACCAAGCTGACGGCCCTTCTTATTTTATGTACAGGGTACGTATTATGCTGGGTCGCGTATGTTCAGTGGCAAACAACGATTGCTACGCATACGCGTGAGCTGAATATACCTCTTTCAAGCTACAGTTTGCTTTGGACAATTAATGGTATTTTAATTGTAGTCGGTCAGCCCTTGATTGTACCTATCATTCAAAAAGTAGCAAAGACATTAAAAGTACAGGTTCTAATTGGGACGGTTATTTTTGTGGCTTCTTTCATCATCGTGGTGAATGCAACAACATTTCCGCAATTCTTAACAGCAATGGTTGTGTTAACAATTGGAGAAATGTTCGTTTGGCCAGCAATTCCAGCTGTTGCAAGTCAGTTAGCTCCATCCGGAAAAGAAGGGTTTTATCAAGGCGTAGTTAACAGTATGGCTACTGCAGGTAAAATGATTGGTCCTCTCTTTGGAGGCGTGATTTTCGATGCGTTTAATATGTCTACCCTGTGTTATTTATTAATTGCGCTATTGTTATTTAGCATGTGTACAACATGGATATACGATTATAAATTAAAAGAAAAACGTCAGCGTTCACTAACCATCTCTAAATAA
- a CDS encoding YtzC family protein, producing MTTRQAVDQLMQQCEDAIRFGQGQLQEGMKQEHYNDTEYTKAQEKLENAYKEIEEFSHSANAQQREQLYRMRLQVQQLQNQLITTQH from the coding sequence ATGACAACTCGTCAAGCAGTGGATCAACTTATGCAGCAGTGTGAAGATGCTATTCGCTTTGGACAAGGTCAGTTACAGGAAGGCATGAAACAAGAACATTACAATGACACTGAATATACAAAAGCACAGGAAAAATTAGAAAATGCTTATAAAGAGATTGAAGAATTTTCTCACAGTGCAAATGCACAGCAAAGAGAGCAGCTATATCGCATGCGCCTACAAGTTCAGCAGCTGCAAAATCAATTGATCACAACTCAGCATTAA
- a CDS encoding TIGR01212 family radical SAM protein (This family includes YhcC from E. coli K-12, an uncharacterized radical SAM protein.) — protein MNQTNPFPYKSENKRYHTWNYHLRNHFGHKVFKVALDGGFDCPNRDGTAAHGGCTFCSAAGSGDFAGNRADDLVTQFNEIREKMHHKWKDGKYVAYFQAFTNTHAPVEELREKYEAVLKLPGVVGLSIATRPDCLPDDVVEYLAELNERTYLWVELGLQTVHERTSLLINRAHDHQCYIDGVAKLRKHSIRVCSHIINGLPLETPDMMMKTIREVAKLDVQGIKIHLLHLLKGTPMVKQYEKGLVEFLSFEEYVKLVCDQLEVIPPEMIVHRITGDGPIDLMIGPMWSVNKWSVLNAIDQELERRQSYQGKYYEKELMER, from the coding sequence TTGAATCAGACAAACCCATTTCCGTATAAATCTGAAAACAAACGTTATCATACCTGGAATTACCACTTACGTAACCACTTTGGCCATAAGGTATTTAAAGTAGCCTTAGATGGAGGATTTGATTGTCCAAACAGAGACGGCACGGCAGCTCACGGCGGCTGTACGTTTTGCAGCGCTGCCGGTTCAGGAGATTTTGCCGGAAACAGAGCGGATGATCTTGTCACACAATTTAATGAAATCCGTGAAAAAATGCATCATAAATGGAAAGACGGAAAATACGTTGCTTACTTTCAAGCATTCACTAACACTCATGCTCCTGTAGAGGAGCTTCGTGAAAAATATGAAGCTGTCTTAAAGCTTCCCGGAGTTGTTGGACTTTCTATCGCCACGCGCCCTGACTGTCTCCCCGACGATGTGGTGGAATACTTGGCTGAATTAAATGAACGAACTTATCTATGGGTAGAGCTTGGACTACAGACTGTTCACGAACGAACTTCACTGCTTATCAACCGGGCACATGATCATCAATGCTATATAGATGGTGTAGCAAAGCTTCGAAAACACAGTATTCGCGTTTGTTCTCATATCATTAATGGCTTGCCTTTAGAAACACCCGACATGATGATGAAAACGATACGGGAAGTAGCGAAATTAGATGTTCAAGGAATTAAGATTCACCTGCTTCATTTGCTAAAAGGAACTCCTATGGTCAAACAGTATGAAAAGGGCCTTGTTGAATTTCTTTCATTTGAAGAATACGTAAAACTTGTATGCGATCAGCTTGAAGTGATCCCTCCTGAGATGATTGTTCATCGTATTACAGGTGATGGACCGATAGACCTCATGATTGGACCGATGTGGAGCGTGAATAAGTGGAGCGTGTTAAATGCCATTGATCAAGAGCTCGAACGTCGCCAAAGCTATCAAGGAAAATATTACGAAAAAGAGTTGATGGAAAGATGA
- a CDS encoding class I SAM-dependent methyltransferase, translating to MKIERILPFARTLLTNAVAEGDVAIDATAGNGHDTLFLANLVGDAGHVYGFDIQPQAIQATHQRLTEHHVENRVTLIQKSHSNISMLPRSINGQVTGAIFNLGYLPGGAKDIVTTSETTIAAVEQLLDLLASEGVIVLVIYHGHDQGKQERDDLLTYVQNLDQKVVHVLQYRFMNQQNNPPFIIAIEKR from the coding sequence ATGAAAATAGAACGTATCCTGCCTTTTGCCCGCACGTTGCTCACTAATGCTGTGGCCGAAGGAGATGTCGCGATTGATGCCACAGCAGGAAATGGACATGATACATTGTTCTTAGCTAACTTAGTCGGAGATGCAGGTCATGTATATGGATTTGACATTCAACCCCAAGCAATTCAAGCAACTCACCAGAGACTGACAGAACACCATGTAGAAAACCGAGTAACGCTTATCCAAAAAAGCCACAGCAATATAAGCATGCTTCCTCGTTCTATTAATGGACAAGTCACAGGCGCTATCTTTAATTTAGGTTATTTGCCAGGTGGAGCTAAAGACATCGTCACCACTTCTGAAACAACAATCGCTGCCGTTGAACAGTTACTTGATTTGCTAGCATCTGAAGGAGTAATTGTGCTCGTTATTTATCATGGACACGATCAAGGGAAACAAGAAAGAGACGATTTACTAACGTATGTCCAAAATCTTGATCAAAAAGTCGTCCATGTTTTACAATATCGTTTCATGAATCAGCAAAACAATCCTCCGTTCATCATTGCTATTGAAAAAAGATAA
- a CDS encoding tetraprenyl-beta-curcumene synthase family protein — MKIPSHPISLMRKIYREVFPVVHHELNYWRERAKKIPNKELRTQALASIDTKTFHCEGGGILSILAKENMIECVKFIVAYQTISDYLDNLCDRSNSLDPKDFAALHESMPDALTPHAPLGDYYRFRTDKDDGGYLAGLVQTCQQSLRKACNYHIVSSHLLELANYYCDLQIHKHVEIKERVPRLENWFDAHRHSVPEMEWYEFSACSGSTLGIFCLVAYSFQEEMTEEMTQKIKTGYFPYIQGLHILLDYLIDQEEDKAGGDLNFCFYYPHYQQMMDRFLHFVVKADEYAKKLPDYHFHCFIYKGLLGVYLSDQKVRAQKHVHVNARRLIKAGGALSYFFYINGRLYRMLKR; from the coding sequence ATGAAGATTCCGTCTCATCCTATTTCATTAATGAGAAAAATTTATCGAGAAGTGTTTCCTGTCGTTCATCATGAGCTTAATTATTGGCGCGAACGGGCAAAAAAGATTCCTAATAAAGAATTACGTACTCAAGCATTGGCAAGTATCGATACAAAAACTTTTCATTGTGAAGGAGGCGGTATCCTATCGATTTTAGCGAAAGAAAACATGATTGAATGCGTAAAATTTATTGTTGCCTACCAAACAATCAGCGATTACTTAGATAACTTATGTGACCGCAGCAATTCGCTCGATCCTAAAGATTTTGCAGCCTTACATGAATCGATGCCAGATGCGTTGACTCCTCATGCACCTCTTGGCGATTACTATCGTTTTCGAACGGATAAAGACGACGGAGGATACTTAGCCGGACTTGTCCAGACTTGTCAGCAGTCCTTGCGAAAAGCTTGTAATTACCATATAGTCTCTTCACATTTATTAGAACTAGCTAATTATTATTGTGATTTGCAAATACATAAGCATGTTGAAATCAAGGAAAGAGTTCCACGATTAGAGAATTGGTTCGATGCTCACCGGCACAGTGTTCCTGAAATGGAGTGGTATGAATTTTCAGCGTGCTCTGGTTCAACGTTAGGAATTTTTTGTTTGGTCGCTTATAGCTTTCAAGAAGAGATGACCGAAGAAATGACGCAGAAAATAAAAACGGGATATTTTCCTTATATTCAAGGCTTACATATTTTACTCGATTATTTAATTGACCAAGAAGAAGATAAAGCAGGAGGAGATTTGAACTTTTGTTTTTATTATCCTCACTATCAGCAAATGATGGATCGCTTTTTGCATTTTGTCGTAAAAGCGGACGAATATGCTAAAAAACTGCCGGATTATCACTTTCACTGCTTTATCTATAAAGGACTCTTGGGCGTTTATCTGTCGGATCAAAAGGTGCGGGCACAAAAACATGTTCATGTGAATGCACGTAGATTAATAAAAGCGGGGGGAGCGCTCAGCTACTTTTTCTATATCAACGGACGCTTGTACCGAATGTTAAAAAGATAA
- a CDS encoding alpha/beta fold hydrolase has translation MHKWEAVNPKGVIVMVHGAAEHHGRYRWLIEMWRSVGMHVIMGDLPGQGLTTRRRGHILSFDEYVYEVEEWVREAQKYDLPIFLLGHSMGGLAVIRTLQTKNLPIWGAILSSPCLGLKEQVPAYLDMLSKGLNKVMPNKLFDLGLTVEKATRNQEVRDEDENDSLYVTKVSVRWYRELIQAVNLAFKDIDRLPDVPLLVMQAGEDKIIEKLIVRQWFDEIELSEKIYKEWSQLYHEIFNEPEREYVFTYAKSFVDLHI, from the coding sequence ATGCATAAATGGGAAGCAGTAAATCCAAAAGGCGTTATTGTCATGGTCCATGGAGCAGCGGAGCATCACGGACGCTATCGCTGGCTGATTGAGATGTGGCGTTCAGTTGGAATGCACGTAATTATGGGAGACCTTCCTGGCCAAGGCTTAACAACAAGAAGAAGAGGACATATCCTATCCTTTGATGAATATGTATATGAAGTAGAAGAATGGGTACGTGAAGCGCAAAAATATGATTTGCCTATTTTCCTGTTAGGCCACAGTATGGGAGGACTAGCGGTTATTCGTACGCTGCAGACAAAAAATCTCCCTATATGGGGTGCGATTCTTTCCTCTCCTTGTCTAGGATTAAAAGAGCAAGTACCGGCTTATTTAGATATGCTATCTAAAGGATTAAATAAAGTCATGCCGAACAAACTTTTCGATTTGGGTCTCACTGTTGAAAAAGCAACAAGAAACCAAGAAGTTCGAGATGAAGATGAAAACGACTCACTGTACGTTACAAAAGTTTCTGTAAGATGGTACCGAGAATTGATCCAAGCTGTTAACTTAGCTTTTAAAGATATCGATCGTTTGCCTGATGTCCCGCTTCTTGTGATGCAGGCAGGAGAAGATAAAATTATTGAAAAGTTGATTGTTAGGCAGTGGTTTGATGAAATAGAGCTAAGTGAAAAAATCTACAAAGAATGGTCTCAGCTGTATCATGAAATCTTTAATGAGCCTGAAAGAGAATACGTTTTTACATATGCGAAAAGTTTTGTTGATCTTCACATTTAA